Proteins found in one Paenibacillus sp. FSL R10-2782 genomic segment:
- the sdhA gene encoding succinate dehydrogenase flavoprotein subunit: MAASNIIVVGGGLAGLMATIKAAEAGVHVHLFSLVPVKRSHSVCAQGGINGAVNTKGEGDSPWIHFDDSVYGGDFLANQPPVKAMCEAAPGIIHLMDRMGVMFNRTPEGLLDFRRFGGTQHHRTAFAGATTGQQLLYALDEQVRRWESEGLVTKYENWEFLQAVLDDESICRGICAQDLRTMEVKTFVADAVILASGGPGIIFGKTTNSVINTGTAAGAVYQQGVRYANGEFIQIHPTAIPGDDKLRLMSESARGEGGRIWTYKDGKPWYFLEEKYPAYGNLVPRDIATREIFSVCVDDGLGINGENMVYLDLSHKDPKELDVKLGGIIEIYEKFVGDDPRKIPMKIFPAVHYSMGGMWVDYNQMTNIPGLFAAGECEFQYHGANRLGANSLLSAIYGGMVAGPKAVEYIKGLKKSAQDVASSVFDAAVNQQTEKYERILRMDGKENAYVLHKELGEWMTNNMTVVRYNDKLEATIHKIKELKERYSNININDASRWNNAGAAFTRQLWNMMELAEAMTKGALLRNESRGAHYKPDFPDRNDEDFLKTTIADWTPEGPQISYEAVDVSLIKPRIRDYSKNK, encoded by the coding sequence ATGGCAGCATCCAACATTATTGTCGTGGGCGGCGGCCTTGCGGGTCTAATGGCTACGATCAAGGCGGCAGAGGCAGGAGTTCACGTTCATTTATTTTCTTTGGTTCCGGTCAAAAGGTCCCACTCCGTTTGTGCTCAAGGCGGCATCAACGGCGCGGTGAATACGAAGGGTGAAGGCGACTCGCCCTGGATTCACTTTGACGATTCAGTCTATGGCGGGGACTTTCTCGCAAACCAGCCTCCGGTAAAAGCGATGTGCGAAGCGGCCCCGGGGATTATCCATCTCATGGACCGCATGGGTGTCATGTTTAACCGGACACCGGAAGGACTGCTGGATTTCCGCCGCTTTGGGGGGACGCAGCATCATCGGACCGCCTTTGCTGGAGCGACGACAGGGCAGCAGCTTCTGTATGCACTTGATGAACAGGTACGGCGCTGGGAATCTGAGGGCTTGGTGACCAAGTATGAAAACTGGGAGTTTTTACAGGCTGTACTGGATGATGAGAGTATCTGTCGCGGCATCTGTGCGCAGGATTTGCGCACGATGGAAGTGAAGACCTTTGTAGCAGATGCGGTTATTTTGGCATCGGGCGGTCCTGGCATTATTTTCGGTAAAACCACGAATTCCGTAATTAATACAGGTACGGCTGCCGGGGCGGTATATCAGCAGGGCGTACGCTATGCCAACGGCGAGTTTATCCAGATTCATCCGACGGCTATTCCGGGGGATGACAAGCTGCGTCTGATGTCCGAGTCGGCACGGGGAGAGGGCGGCCGTATTTGGACGTACAAGGACGGCAAGCCGTGGTATTTCCTCGAAGAAAAGTATCCGGCTTATGGAAATCTGGTCCCTCGTGATATTGCGACCCGTGAAATATTCAGTGTATGCGTCGATGATGGGCTCGGCATTAATGGCGAGAACATGGTGTATCTCGATCTGTCTCATAAGGACCCGAAAGAGCTGGACGTGAAGCTGGGCGGTATTATTGAAATTTATGAAAAATTCGTTGGTGACGATCCGCGCAAAATACCGATGAAAATCTTCCCGGCTGTGCATTATTCGATGGGCGGCATGTGGGTCGATTACAATCAGATGACCAATATTCCGGGGCTGTTTGCCGCCGGAGAATGTGAATTCCAGTATCACGGAGCGAATCGTTTGGGTGCAAACTCGCTGCTGTCAGCTATTTACGGCGGGATGGTGGCTGGACCAAAAGCTGTGGAATACATTAAAGGCTTGAAAAAATCCGCGCAGGATGTGGCTTCCTCCGTGTTCGATGCAGCGGTCAATCAGCAGACGGAGAAGTATGAGCGTATTTTGCGTATGGATGGGAAAGAAAATGCCTATGTCCTTCATAAAGAGCTGGGCGAGTGGATGACGAACAACATGACCGTGGTTCGTTATAATGACAAGCTGGAAGCTACGATCCACAAGATCAAGGAGCTGAAGGAGCGTTATTCCAATATTAACATCAATGATGCTTCGCGCTGGAACAATGCGGGTGCGGCGTTCACGCGTCAGCTGTGGAATATGATGGAGCTGGCTGAAGCGATGACCAAAGGAGCGCTGCTGCGTAACGAAAGCCGTGGAGCCCACTATAAACCTGACTTCCCGGACCGTAACGATGAGGATTTCCTGAAAACGACGATTGCGGACTGGACACCGGAAGGACCGCAAATCTCGTACGAAGCGGTGGACGTTTCGCTGATCAAGCCGCGTATTCGGGATTACTCCAAGAACAAGTAA
- a CDS encoding succinate dehydrogenase cytochrome b558 subunit, whose amino-acid sequence MKGFYSRKLHSLLGVIPLALFFVEHLVTNFTAVEGGKEGFNRSVAFLNGLPLVIVLETLFIYLPLLFHGIYGLYIAYQADPNVKNFGYSRNWRFLFQRISGVITFVFIIWHVYDTRFQVALGHVTHEQLGGVMHGIVTNPVYFILYLISVVSASFHFANGLWAFMVSWGITVGPRAQKVSSYICMTLFVVVSIGFIASLLAFRSAEFQETATALIQSSAIQQLL is encoded by the coding sequence ATGAAAGGATTTTATTCCAGAAAGCTACACTCGCTTCTTGGTGTCATTCCGCTGGCTCTATTTTTTGTAGAGCATTTGGTGACCAACTTCACAGCGGTGGAGGGCGGCAAGGAAGGATTCAATCGCAGCGTGGCCTTCCTGAATGGTCTGCCACTTGTTATTGTGCTTGAAACGTTATTTATCTACTTGCCATTGCTGTTCCATGGAATCTATGGCTTGTATATCGCTTATCAGGCTGATCCGAATGTCAAAAATTTTGGCTATTCGCGTAACTGGCGCTTTCTGTTTCAGCGCATTTCCGGTGTGATTACGTTCGTATTCATTATCTGGCACGTATATGATACACGTTTTCAGGTGGCTTTGGGTCATGTAACACATGAGCAGCTAGGCGGTGTGATGCATGGCATTGTGACGAATCCAGTCTATTTTATCCTTTATTTAATCAGTGTCGTTTCGGCATCCTTTCACTTTGCAAACGGACTATGGGCTTTTATGGTCAGTTGGGGGATTACGGTGGGACCGCGTGCACAAAAAGTGTCCTCCTATATCTGCATGACCTTGTTCGTGGTTGTATCCATCGGCTTCATCGCTTCCCTGTTGGCATTCCGCAGCGCGGAATTCCAGGAAACGGCAACCGCCTTGATACAAAGCAGTGCTATTCAACAGCTACTGTAA
- a CDS encoding LysR family transcriptional regulator has protein sequence MFEELNAFAVIVEQSSLNKASKLLNLSQPALSRKIAKLEEELGVNLFDRRGKRLEITSTGRFVYTFALEQRQRQLRFLQKLSQHKNEAQSMLTLGASLTTLQTTLPTLVEAFMSKHPQTELKLLTGKTHEIVAFVRDKKADAGIVGSAIHEAGLRCIPLFDDHLELVVPIGHELTMKTETASMKDLQGLPMIIFSKGTWYRSLTDDLFQRSGIMPDIRMEIDSFEAIVRLLPTCKASALLPKSYLRNELLRDNGLTPLYLPDLKETRRTTSLIYSETTDLGPTARRWISETRASFAGYRMV, from the coding sequence TTGTTTGAGGAATTGAACGCTTTTGCCGTCATTGTCGAGCAATCCAGTCTGAATAAAGCCTCCAAGCTGCTTAATCTCTCCCAGCCCGCCCTGTCCCGCAAAATCGCCAAGCTGGAGGAAGAGCTGGGTGTGAACCTGTTTGATCGACGGGGCAAACGACTCGAAATTACATCAACAGGCCGATTTGTATATACCTTCGCGCTGGAGCAACGGCAACGGCAGCTCCGCTTTTTGCAAAAGCTGTCACAGCACAAAAACGAAGCCCAGAGCATGCTTACGCTGGGTGCGAGTCTGACGACACTCCAAACAACGCTGCCTACTCTCGTCGAAGCCTTCATGAGCAAGCATCCCCAAACCGAGCTGAAGCTACTCACAGGCAAAACCCATGAGATCGTCGCTTTTGTGCGCGACAAAAAAGCAGACGCCGGTATTGTCGGGTCTGCCATTCATGAGGCCGGCCTGCGCTGCATTCCCCTGTTTGACGATCATTTGGAGCTAGTCGTTCCGATCGGTCATGAATTAACGATGAAGACGGAAACAGCCTCGATGAAAGATTTGCAAGGGCTGCCAATGATTATTTTTTCCAAGGGAACCTGGTATCGCAGTCTTACGGATGACCTGTTCCAGCGCAGCGGGATCATGCCGGATATTCGTATGGAAATCGACTCGTTCGAGGCGATTGTGCGCCTCCTGCCGACCTGCAAGGCTTCGGCATTGCTGCCCAAATCCTACTTGCGCAACGAGTTGCTGCGGGATAATGGGCTAACCCCGCTGTACTTGCCTGATTTGAAAGAGACACGGCGAACCACCTCCCTTATCTACTCGGAGACGACCGATCTGGGACCGACAGCACGGCGCTGGATCAGCGAGACACGTGCATCGTTTGCCGGCTATCGTATGGTGTAG
- a CDS encoding TrkA family potassium uptake protein, with the protein MKTQQFVVIGLGRFGSSLALQLVDMGCEVLGIDRNEDVVDSMSELLTHTVVADATDEDSLRSLGIRNFDCGIVAIGADIQVSILAAILLKELGVSKVVAKAISVLHGRALEKLGVDRVIYPERDMGIRVAHQLVTPNLLDYLELSKEYSIVELNVPACLHGKTLSELNARTRFGCSIVALHTANGILIAPTAMDRLKADDIMVIIGSNDNIGRFEDEVVNVNEEG; encoded by the coding sequence ATGAAAACGCAGCAGTTTGTAGTTATTGGTTTGGGACGATTTGGCTCAAGCCTGGCTTTGCAATTGGTAGATATGGGGTGCGAGGTGCTAGGCATCGACCGGAATGAGGATGTTGTGGACAGTATGAGTGAGCTGTTGACGCATACCGTCGTGGCAGATGCTACAGATGAGGATTCGCTGCGATCATTGGGCATCCGTAATTTCGATTGCGGCATTGTTGCGATTGGTGCTGATATTCAGGTCAGCATTCTGGCTGCCATTTTGCTAAAGGAGCTGGGTGTGAGCAAAGTCGTTGCGAAAGCGATTTCTGTGCTGCACGGACGAGCGTTGGAAAAGCTCGGTGTGGACCGGGTCATTTATCCCGAGCGAGATATGGGGATACGAGTCGCGCATCAACTGGTTACACCTAATTTGCTTGATTATTTGGAGCTGTCCAAGGAATACAGCATTGTGGAACTCAATGTTCCTGCATGCCTGCATGGCAAAACGCTATCTGAGCTGAATGCCCGTACCCGCTTTGGTTGCAGCATTGTGGCGCTTCATACGGCGAACGGTATTCTGATTGCACCAACAGCGATGGATCGGCTAAAAGCAGACGATATTATGGTCATCATCGGCTCCAATGATAATATCGGCCGCTTTGAGGACGAGGTCGTTAACGTTAATGAAGAAGGCTAA
- a CDS encoding TrkH family potassium uptake protein, whose amino-acid sequence MNPNARWLRLSPPQIFVAGFAIIILIGSLLLMLPISNTTGKPLAFIDALFTAASATCVTGLVVKDTGTFFTTFGQVVIAALIQIGGLGFMTMATLIALVFKRRISLRERLILQEAMNQTSVEGIVGLIRRVLLYSLIIEGVCATIFAIRWSFDMPVGRAIYFGIWHAISMFNNAGFDLFGHFRSLTGYVYDPIVNFTAMFLIISGGIGFVVMSDLVEYRKRGRLSLHTKVVLSMTATLIVVGTLVIFVFEFTNPKTLGSLDWGGKLLGSLFQSVTPRTAGANTLDIAGLRQATQFFIIILMFIGASPGSTGGGIKTTTFALLIGAVISMLRGREDIVLFKYRLAQGRIYKALTITLLGLLFVIGVTMILSATEDHHFLMILFEAVSAFGTVGLSMGLTPDLTFIGKLVITLTMFAGRLGPLTLAYALGPKKGKELYRHPEGKMIIG is encoded by the coding sequence ATGAATCCCAATGCAAGATGGCTTCGGCTTTCTCCACCGCAGATATTCGTTGCGGGTTTTGCCATTATCATTCTTATAGGCAGCTTGTTGTTAATGCTGCCGATTTCCAATACAACGGGGAAGCCGCTTGCATTTATAGATGCTTTGTTTACAGCCGCCTCCGCAACCTGTGTTACAGGTCTTGTCGTTAAGGATACCGGTACCTTCTTTACCACCTTTGGTCAGGTGGTTATCGCTGCGCTGATTCAGATTGGCGGTCTCGGCTTTATGACGATGGCTACTTTGATTGCGCTGGTATTCAAGCGCCGCATTTCCTTGCGGGAGCGCCTGATTTTGCAGGAAGCGATGAACCAGACCTCTGTTGAGGGAATTGTCGGATTGATCCGCAGGGTGTTGCTGTACTCCCTAATCATTGAGGGCGTGTGCGCCACGATATTCGCGATTCGCTGGTCCTTTGATATGCCCGTAGGCAGGGCGATTTATTTTGGAATCTGGCATGCCATTTCCATGTTTAACAATGCGGGCTTTGATTTATTCGGTCACTTTCGCAGCCTGACAGGTTATGTGTATGATCCTATTGTTAATTTTACAGCTATGTTTCTGATTATTTCGGGTGGCATCGGCTTTGTGGTTATGTCGGACCTGGTAGAATACCGCAAGCGTGGGAGACTTTCCTTGCATACCAAGGTGGTACTCAGTATGACGGCTACCCTGATCGTAGTCGGCACGCTTGTCATCTTTGTATTCGAGTTTACCAATCCGAAGACACTGGGCTCGCTGGATTGGGGTGGAAAACTGCTGGGATCTTTATTCCAGTCCGTAACACCGCGCACCGCAGGTGCCAATACGTTAGATATCGCTGGCTTGCGACAGGCTACGCAGTTTTTCATCATTATATTGATGTTTATCGGTGCTTCTCCTGGCTCTACTGGAGGCGGGATTAAGACGACAACGTTTGCGCTGCTCATTGGAGCCGTGATTTCGATGCTGCGAGGTCGAGAGGATATTGTACTGTTCAAATACCGGCTTGCGCAGGGGCGAATTTACAAGGCTTTGACCATTACACTGCTGGGGTTGCTGTTTGTGATTGGCGTGACGATGATTTTGTCAGCAACCGAGGATCATCATTTTCTAATGATATTGTTCGAGGCGGTGTCTGCATTTGGGACGGTGGGATTGTCGATGGGACTTACACCTGATTTGACGTTTATAGGCAAGCTGGTCATTACCCTGACGATGTTTGCAGGTAGACTCGGCCCACTTACACTGGCGTATGCGCTAGGACCCAAAAAGGGTAAGGAATTATATCGTCATCCGGAAGGCAAAATGATTATAGGATAA
- a CDS encoding type II CAAX endopeptidase family protein, with the protein MNPIGKPVVLTANFKRLGLLGGIGLICFFVFQLLIPSFSNPNPEALTNAKVISKQEAVMHALDFARSELGYTELRSKEPLVTYQAETDLYGYLSREKLLQQYDRIWKKRYPYETFRVDLQEPSSKSKLQIHVDLSTGKVVSFKRMTSSTSYTQADISTDEQARSRLVRAAEGDMTLEAKEQAATAWVKRFGFKPSDLKLATTAGEGGLKYTVDDKKIGSSVLTLAFTFEDGDVRSFTQSFSAPSSYTDYVKKQTYWANWMTYAGYALLSLVLGILAIVYASLTRRHTSFVRGIVLSIVYFAASMAGTFNMLPILQAEAGGQGALIFLMILQVVVSFVMAVAIYFSLVGGDGLMSKVGLNAWPRAKEPGYGLYVLRSMYVGYLWAFILLGVQSILFFVLERTLHTFSTTDATQSPYNMAYPWLLPIMAWMAGIGEEAVYRLFGIPMVKKMVRNTFVACLITTLIWALGHTLYPIYPVISRPIELTFLGLLFSFVFLRYGFIAAMFSHVIFDSILMGLSVMTLGDSVNLFAGIFWIVLPAVVAYIMYWFSPKKPNRVMFEPIKKEEPYSTTPPPEGQL; encoded by the coding sequence ATGAATCCTATCGGGAAACCGGTCGTGCTCACGGCCAACTTCAAAAGATTAGGCTTGCTGGGCGGGATTGGCCTGATTTGCTTTTTTGTCTTTCAATTGCTTATTCCCTCGTTTAGTAATCCGAATCCGGAAGCACTGACGAATGCCAAGGTCATCAGCAAGCAGGAAGCAGTCATGCACGCACTGGACTTCGCCCGCTCCGAGCTGGGCTATACCGAATTACGGTCTAAGGAGCCTCTGGTGACCTATCAGGCCGAGACGGATTTGTACGGTTATTTATCCAGAGAAAAGCTGCTTCAACAGTATGATCGTATTTGGAAAAAAAGGTATCCCTACGAAACCTTCCGTGTCGATTTGCAGGAACCATCTTCCAAAAGCAAACTGCAAATTCATGTAGATTTGTCCACTGGCAAAGTCGTTAGCTTTAAACGAATGACCTCCAGCACCAGTTACACACAAGCTGATATTTCTACGGATGAGCAAGCACGTAGCAGGCTTGTACGTGCAGCCGAGGGAGACATGACGCTGGAAGCGAAGGAGCAGGCAGCGACAGCCTGGGTAAAACGCTTTGGCTTTAAGCCGTCGGACTTGAAGCTCGCGACAACCGCAGGCGAGGGTGGATTGAAGTATACCGTGGACGATAAGAAAATCGGTTCCTCGGTGCTTACACTGGCCTTTACTTTTGAAGACGGGGATGTTCGCTCGTTTACACAAAGCTTTTCGGCCCCATCGTCCTATACGGATTATGTCAAAAAACAAACGTACTGGGCAAACTGGATGACCTACGCGGGTTATGCCTTATTAAGCTTGGTTTTGGGCATACTTGCCATCGTATACGCCTCACTCACACGACGCCACACTTCCTTTGTACGTGGCATTGTGCTGTCCATTGTATATTTTGCTGCCAGTATGGCAGGGACATTTAACATGCTGCCTATACTGCAAGCAGAAGCAGGTGGTCAGGGAGCACTTATATTTCTTATGATTTTGCAAGTCGTGGTTTCCTTCGTAATGGCTGTAGCAATCTACTTCTCCTTGGTCGGCGGTGACGGGCTGATGAGCAAGGTTGGACTGAATGCATGGCCACGCGCCAAAGAGCCGGGCTACGGACTGTATGTGCTTCGCAGTATGTATGTGGGCTACTTGTGGGCCTTTATTTTACTCGGTGTACAATCCATTTTGTTCTTTGTGCTGGAGCGTACGCTTCATACGTTCTCCACAACAGATGCCACACAATCTCCTTACAATATGGCCTATCCATGGTTACTGCCGATTATGGCATGGATGGCAGGCATTGGAGAGGAAGCCGTATACCGTCTGTTTGGTATCCCGATGGTGAAAAAGATGGTGAGAAATACTTTTGTTGCCTGTCTGATTACCACGCTGATTTGGGCACTCGGGCACACACTGTATCCGATCTATCCGGTCATTTCCAGACCGATTGAGCTGACCTTCCTTGGATTGCTGTTCAGTTTTGTGTTTCTGCGCTACGGCTTTATTGCCGCCATGTTCAGCCACGTTATTTTTGACAGCATTCTGATGGGACTGAGTGTGATGACGCTAGGAGATAGCGTGAACCTGTTCGCAGGTATATTCTGGATCGTGCTCCCTGCCGTTGTGGCCTATATCATGTACTGGTTTAGTCCAAAGAAACCAAATCGAGTCATGTTTGAGCCCATAAAAAAAGAAGAGCCGTATTCTACGACTCCTCCTCCCGAAGGGCAGCTATAA
- the uvrC gene encoding excinuclease ABC subunit UvrC, with the protein MESYAEDLRDQEKALENIRHKLALLPDASGCYLMKNSEGTIIYVGKAKVLKNRVRSYFTGSHNGKTQRLVSDIRDFEYIVTGSNMEALILECNLIKKYQPRYNVLLKDDKTFPYLKITNEEHPKLEVTRRVLKDKAKYFGPYPNSYAAHQTKKLLDRMYPLRKCGVMPKEVCLYYHMHQCLGPCVKEVEQETYDQIGQEIGSFLSGGHEEIKKDLQHKMQEAAEELYFERAKELRDQIISIDAMMEKQKITTADAKDRDVFGFSVDKGWMCVQILYVRKGKMIERHMSTFPFYGEAYSDFMSYVTQYYSDNPAVPQEILLPDTPKLMKQEEPGDVGQSAEAEAAPHTATTEGTRQTSNDAAQEAGTVPDVQNAEHSFERLADTLLVAEERVSYGEALDRDNTETQLSGGLEEPATAAHALAEWLDVKVLVPQRGLKKQMTGMATENARVALDEKFKLIERDEERTSKAASNLGRAIGLDSLHRVEAFDNSNIQGSDPVSAMIVFIDGKPAKKEYRKYKIRSVQGPDDYETMREVIRRRYERVLKENLERPNLIVVDGGRGQIKAAVDVLENELGLFIPVCGLVKDAKHRTSQLLVGDSPEAVTLARNSEEFYLLQRIQDEVHRFAITFHREQRGKSMVTSRLDSIPGIGEKRRKLLLKHFGSLKKIREASVEDFRPLSIGDKLARQIIAALREEES; encoded by the coding sequence ATGGAATCTTATGCGGAGGACTTGCGAGATCAGGAGAAGGCGCTGGAGAACATACGGCACAAATTAGCGTTGCTGCCGGATGCATCGGGTTGTTACTTGATGAAGAACAGCGAGGGCACCATCATTTATGTCGGCAAGGCCAAAGTGCTGAAAAACCGGGTCCGTTCCTATTTTACAGGTAGCCATAACGGCAAGACGCAGCGACTGGTTTCCGACATCCGTGATTTTGAATATATCGTTACGGGCAGTAATATGGAGGCGCTCATCCTGGAGTGCAACCTGATTAAGAAGTACCAGCCGCGTTATAACGTGCTATTGAAGGATGACAAAACCTTTCCGTATTTGAAAATTACGAACGAGGAGCACCCCAAGCTGGAGGTGACCCGGCGCGTTCTGAAAGATAAAGCAAAATATTTTGGCCCTTATCCTAATTCCTACGCGGCACATCAGACGAAGAAGCTGCTGGACCGCATGTACCCGTTACGCAAGTGCGGTGTGATGCCGAAGGAAGTGTGCCTTTATTATCATATGCATCAATGCCTGGGGCCTTGTGTGAAAGAGGTTGAGCAGGAAACGTATGACCAGATTGGTCAGGAGATTGGTTCTTTTTTGAGTGGTGGGCATGAGGAAATTAAAAAAGATCTTCAACATAAAATGCAGGAGGCCGCAGAGGAACTGTACTTTGAGCGTGCCAAGGAGCTGCGCGACCAGATTATCAGCATTGACGCGATGATGGAAAAGCAGAAAATCACGACAGCCGATGCGAAGGACCGCGATGTATTCGGATTTTCGGTGGATAAGGGCTGGATGTGTGTGCAGATTCTATATGTTCGTAAAGGTAAAATGATCGAGAGGCATATGTCTACGTTTCCTTTTTACGGAGAGGCTTACAGCGATTTTATGTCCTATGTAACGCAATATTATAGTGATAACCCGGCGGTGCCGCAGGAAATATTGCTGCCGGATACACCGAAGCTGATGAAGCAGGAGGAACCGGGGGATGTCGGTCAATCGGCTGAGGCGGAAGCTGCTCCTCACACTGCAACAACCGAGGGAACCAGACAGACCAGTAACGATGCTGCGCAAGAAGCAGGTACAGTGCCGGATGTGCAAAATGCAGAACATTCGTTCGAGCGTCTCGCTGATACACTGCTAGTGGCAGAGGAGCGTGTTTCTTATGGAGAAGCATTGGACCGAGACAACACAGAAACCCAACTGTCAGGTGGGCTGGAGGAACCAGCTACGGCAGCTCACGCTCTGGCTGAATGGCTGGATGTAAAGGTGCTGGTGCCTCAACGTGGATTGAAAAAGCAAATGACAGGGATGGCTACGGAAAATGCACGGGTCGCTTTGGATGAGAAGTTTAAGCTGATTGAACGGGACGAGGAACGGACATCCAAGGCTGCAAGCAATTTGGGGCGTGCGATTGGGCTGGATAGCCTGCACCGGGTCGAGGCGTTTGATAACTCCAACATACAGGGTTCTGATCCGGTATCGGCCATGATTGTGTTCATTGATGGCAAGCCTGCCAAGAAGGAATACCGTAAATATAAAATCCGTTCGGTACAGGGGCCTGATGATTATGAAACGATGCGTGAGGTCATTCGGCGTCGATATGAGCGTGTGCTCAAGGAAAATCTGGAGCGCCCGAATTTGATCGTCGTCGATGGTGGACGCGGACAGATTAAGGCCGCTGTGGATGTGCTGGAGAATGAACTGGGTTTGTTCATTCCTGTATGTGGTCTGGTGAAGGATGCCAAGCATAGAACCTCTCAACTACTGGTGGGGGATTCTCCCGAGGCCGTGACACTGGCCCGCAACAGTGAAGAATTTTACCTGCTGCAACGGATTCAGGACGAGGTTCACCGATTCGCCATTACATTCCATCGTGAACAACGGGGCAAATCCATGGTAACCTCTCGTTTGGACTCGATTCCGGGAATTGGCGAGAAGCGGCGTAAGCTGCTGCTTAAGCATTTTGGCTCACTTAAAAAAATAAGAGAGGCCAGCGTCGAAGACTTCCGGCCTCTCTCTATCGGTGATAAGCTTGCGCGTCAGATTATAGCTGCCCTTCGGGAGGAGGAGTCGTAG
- the trxA gene encoding thioredoxin, with product MAIVNVSDQSFNAEVEGTGTVLVDFWAPWCGPCKMIAPILEDLSTEVGDSVKIAKVNVDENPESASRFGVMSIPTLIVFKDGQPVDKVVGLNSKEALKSMLTKHQ from the coding sequence ATGGCAATTGTTAACGTGTCCGACCAATCCTTCAACGCAGAAGTCGAAGGTACAGGAACCGTTTTAGTTGATTTTTGGGCGCCATGGTGCGGTCCTTGCAAAATGATCGCTCCTATTCTGGAGGATCTGTCCACAGAAGTTGGCGACAGCGTCAAAATCGCGAAAGTAAACGTGGATGAAAATCCAGAGTCTGCTTCCCGTTTCGGCGTTATGAGCATTCCTACCCTGATCGTCTTCAAAGACGGACAGCCTGTTGATAAAGTGGTGGGTCTGAATTCCAAAGAAGCGCTGAAAAGCATGCTTACTAAACACCAGTAA
- the dnaI gene encoding primosomal protein DnaI encodes MESLGDLLQQLQNPSFRQRTRNVADQVLNDPLVQEFCVAHPDIDEAQLRLNMSMLFQYTRDRRNCDNCPGLEQCPNDFQGHFCKLGVEYPNGTAEMVDIRTPCAKLVASQHEQRVRQRIKSFYVDERALLEGYNALEIARKDSQRMPAVTQLFRYIEETKSQGLSKKGLYLEGTFGTGKTFLMGYLLHELALSGLNGVIVYMPDFVEDLKSMIQEGQKLKETTEMLKNCDLLVFDDIGAENLSPWVRDHVMGSILNYRMNRKPTFYTSNYSLQGLEKHLSFTSKDGEELYKGQRLMDRIRPFVDVITVKGKNQRGSS; translated from the coding sequence TTGGAATCACTGGGCGATTTGCTACAGCAGCTGCAGAACCCTTCGTTTCGCCAGCGCACGCGCAATGTGGCCGATCAGGTTCTCAATGATCCGTTGGTGCAGGAATTTTGCGTTGCGCATCCCGATATTGACGAAGCACAACTGCGATTAAATATGAGCATGCTTTTTCAGTATACCCGGGATCGTCGGAATTGCGACAACTGTCCGGGGCTGGAACAGTGTCCTAACGATTTTCAGGGACATTTTTGCAAGCTGGGCGTGGAATATCCGAATGGTACAGCTGAAATGGTAGACATTCGTACCCCTTGCGCCAAGCTGGTAGCTTCACAGCACGAGCAGCGGGTGCGTCAGCGGATTAAAAGCTTTTATGTGGATGAGCGTGCGCTTTTGGAAGGCTATAATGCCCTTGAAATTGCACGTAAGGACTCACAACGTATGCCCGCAGTCACACAGCTATTCCGTTACATCGAAGAAACGAAAAGCCAGGGCTTATCCAAAAAAGGACTGTACCTGGAAGGTACGTTTGGTACGGGGAAGACCTTTTTAATGGGATATCTGCTGCACGAGCTGGCCCTGTCCGGGCTGAACGGTGTGATCGTGTATATGCCTGATTTTGTGGAGGACTTAAAGTCCATGATTCAGGAAGGACAAAAGCTGAAGGAAACGACCGAAATGCTTAAAAATTGTGATCTGCTCGTATTTGACGACATTGGAGCCGAAAATTTGAGTCCATGGGTACGGGATCATGTAATGGGCTCGATTTTGAATTACCGAATGAACCGCAAACCTACCTTTTATACTTCGAATTACTCGTTGCAGGGGCTGGAGAAGCACCTGAGCTTTACGAGCAAGGACGGTGAGGAATTGTACAAGGGGCAACGTTTGATGGACCGGATTCGTCCTTTTGTAGACGTCATTACTGTCAAAGGAAAAAATCAGCGAGGATCATCGTAA